The Candidatus Zixiibacteriota bacterium genomic interval TTTTCGTCTACGCGATCTTCTTCTCAATGGGGCGACTGGCGCTGCAGGCTTTTCTCGACAGCCCGTACAATATCGTCGCCGACATCAAGATGTACTATTTCTTCGCACAGATCTCGCAGTTCGCGCTGATCGTAATCGGTATCCTGGTGCTACTGTCGATTCCGTTTCGCGGATTCTGGTGCCGCAATTTGTGTCCGTACGGCGCGCTGCTGGGGATCACTTCGTTTCTGTCGCCGCACAAGATCAAGCGCGATCCGGTGTCGTGTATCGACTGCGGCAAGTGCGCGCTCAAGTGTCCGGCGTTTATCAAGGTCGACAAGGTCAAGACGGTGTGGTCGGATGAATGCACCTCCTGCATGAGTTGCGTCGACGTGTGCCCGGTGGCCGACACGCTGGAGGTCAAATCGCTGATTACCCGCAAGCCGGTGCATAAGCGGTGGACGGCGATCGCGACGGTGGGAATTTTTGTCGCCATCACCGGACTCGGCATGCTGACCGGCTACTGGCAGAACCGGGTCACGACGGAAGAATATATTCACCATCAGCAATATCTCGAAGGTTACGGTCATCCGACCGATGCCGAAGGATTGGGGCGGATGCACGAGCAGAGCCCACAAGTCCCGGTCGGAGCACCACAACGATAATTGGAAGTGAAGGACGTAGATGAGCGAACTGATTAACAATGCCGAGAAGCGCAGGGAGCTGCTCAAGCACCTGATCCTGCAACTGCACAAGGGAGAGGCGCCGGAGCAGGTCA includes:
- a CDS encoding 4Fe-4S binding protein produces the protein MAKPKVVKNRQKPIQKWRLAVQIAFALLCVWIGIEFHFFVKYLESGGTAAYSERPPGVEGFLPISSLMSLYYFLLSGEIHPAHPAGLVILVAIIALSIVFGKAFCSWLCPVGLISEALGDLGEKIFRRRLKMPRWLDYPLRSLKYLLLAFFVYAIFFSMGRLALQAFLDSPYNIVADIKMYYFFAQISQFALIVIGILVLLSIPFRGFWCRNLCPYGALLGITSFLSPHKIKRDPVSCIDCGKCALKCPAFIKVDKVKTVWSDECTSCMSCVDVCPVADTLEVKSLITRKPVHKRWTAIATVGIFVAITGLGMLTGYWQNRVTTEEYIHHQQYLEGYGHPTDAEGLGRMHEQSPQVPVGAPQR